A stretch of DNA from Phycisphaerales bacterium:
GGAAACTATCACAATCAGGGTGACCTGACCCGAGTGGAATTAGAATCACCGCAGCAAGCAGCGGTGGGCTTGGAATATATTTCGATTGCTGACTTTAATAACTTAGTGAAGCTCTTGGTGAGATGCGGAGAGCATCTCAGTGAAGCTTCGCCATATATGAAGACGATCGAGATGTACTATGAGCAGGTTGGGTGGGTAGTTGAAAGGCCCGCCTTCGATTCATAGCGCACTTTACTTTGCAATTTCGTGCTCAGGCTCTGGTGTTGGTTGCAGCGGAGCTTCTCGCACTAGGTTGGGAATATCATCGCGGGTAATTTTGTTGGGTTCAGCATGTTCGCGGAACTTCTCGACCTCTTCTTGGCACATTGAAATATCATCGGCCATGATTGTGACCAAGTCACCAGGATCTGCCATACCAAGTACCTTCTGGACAGCTTCTCGCTCATTGACTTCAATTTCAACATTGGCGGCATCAAAGCCACTATCAATAATTGACTGTTTAAGTAAGTTGGCAATAGTTCCAGCCTCGCGACCACGTCGGTATTTTTCTGACTCACGAATCACAATATGAGTGAACATGCCTGAGGCGAGTTTACCCATCTCTTCAATATCAACATCGCGACGATCGCCTACAGCACTAATTGTGGCGATTTTTCGTTTTGCTGAAATTCTCTCAATGAGACTTCCAAGTGCTCTGTAGCCAGCAGGATTATGCGCAAAGTCGACAAGAATCTCGATGTCGTTTATCTGCATTCGGTTCAAGCGGCCAGGTGTCGTTGCAAAGCCAGGAACAAATGTACGCAGTGCATTTCGAATATCTGCCGGCTTTATTTTTCGTAGGAAAGCAGCCAGTGTCACCGCCAGTACATTCTGAATCATGAATGGAGCTCGGCCCTCCATCGTGAGTGGTACCTCTACAGCTTTGGCAACCCGGATCATCCAATGTCCATTAAGAATCGTAATAAATCCGCTTTCATAAATGCAGCTGACTTCGCCCTTTTGAGATTGCTCACGGATAATCTCGTTATCAGGATCCATGGAGAAGTAGGTGACACGCCCCTTGCTGTAGTCGGCCATCGCAGAAACATATGGATCATCCGCATTCAAAATGGCCCATCCTGAAGGTCTTACCACATCCACAATGACACGTTTGACGCGGGCTAGATCATCAAGCGTATGAATATCGTTCATGCCCAGATGATCTTCAGCCACATTCAGGACAATGCCAATATCACAAGAGTTAAAGCCAAGGCCGCGGCGAATCAGGCCTCCACGGGCACATTCCAGGACAGCAAACTCAACCATTGGATCTTTGAGCACTGCCTGCGCCGAGAATGGGCCAGTCATATCGCCGCTCATCACACATTGATTGTCGATATATACGCCGTCTGAAGTAGTGTAGCCCACGTGATATCCACGAGAGTGAATGACGTGTGACATAAGACGGGTTGTGGTTGTCTTTCCATTCGTACCGGTCAATGCAATGATTGGAATTCGGCCATCATTTCCATCAGGAAACAGCATGTCGATAACAGGCTCAGCGACGTTTCGACCAATGCCATCACTTGGAGCAAGATGCATTCGGAAGCCAGGCGCTGCATTCACTTCAATGACACCACCATTGATGCGATCCATTGGGCTCTCAAGATTGTCTGCAATGATGTCAATTCCGCAGATATCAAGATCAATAATTCGACTAATTCGTTCAAAGATCGCAACATTGTTGGGGTGCACGCGATCTGTAACATCAACGGCGGTTCCACCTGTTGAAAGATTCGCTGTCGATTTTAATACGATCATCTGATCAGGTTCAGGGACCGAATCAAGAGAGAGATCTTGATGAAGCAGAAGTCGCTCAGTCATCGCGTCTACGGTGAGTTCAGTCAGCACCTTTTCGTGACCAAATCCGCGACGTGGATCCTTATTCACTAAATCAACCAGTTCTTGAATGGTGTGCTTGCCGTCGCCAATAACGTGAGCTGGAACGCGTTGAGCTGCAGAGATGAATTGGTGATTAATGACCAAAGCACGGAAGTCGTGTCCCTCTAGTTTCTTCTCAACAATGATGTAGCGTGAATATTCTTTTGCAACATCGAAGGCTCGTTCAAGCGATTCGTCGTCGGTAATACCGATCGTGGCACCTTTGCCATGGTTGCCATTACTTGGTTTGACGACAACGGGGAAGCCAACCTCATGTGCCACAGAAAGAGCGCCGCGTAATGACTGTACTTCCTCGCCAATTGGAACCGGTACGCCAGAGTCACCAAGAAGCTGCTTAGTTGAGTCTTTGTCACAGGCGATTTCCACACCAATCATGGAAGTTTCGTTGGTGGTGGTTGCTTGGATACGTTTTTGCTGAGCACCATGCCCAAGCTGAACTAAAGAACGGTTGTTAAGTCGAATCCATGGGATTCCACGACGTACAGCTTCATCTACAAGACTTCGAGTCGAAGGTCCAAGTTGATATCGTTCACGTAACTCCTTGAGATGTTGTATTACTTCATCAATGTCAAACTCATCTTCACGAGAGTCGGCTAGAAGTTCGATGAGCTCAAACGCCTTTTCGCCGGCGTAGATGCCGCAGTTCTCTTCGATGTATCGGTAAACGACGTTATAGACGCCAGGCGTCTTTGTTTCTCGTGTTCTACCGAATCCTGCATCCATGGAAGCAAGCGTCTGGAGCTCAAGGGCAATGTGCTCCATGATGTGCCCCATCCATGTGCCTTCTTCAACGCGTTGAAGAAAACCGCCTCGCTCTCCAACGCTGCAGCGATGCTCAATGAGTGATGGGATGATCTTCTCAAGTCGATCACGGAATTTGGGCATGGTATCGCTCGGCCGTTGTTCCATATCTTCAAGATCAAGTCGCATGATGATGCATGGCTTGTTGTGATAGATGCTGGGGCCACGAAGTGCGTGAATGTCAAGGATTTTCATAGGGCTCGCTCCGTCAGTTGACTGGGCTTTCAGTTTCTTGCGAATTGGGCTTATTGTGTTTTGGTAGGACCACACGTTGATTGCGAATATTAATTCCCCACCCTTCGGCAAGGATATGTAGCTTGACCCCAGCAAAAGAGATGGGGTCGGATTCTCGGATTTCTGGGATGTTAGAGTGTATAAGATCTGAAGCATCGACTACGGTCAGTGTGCCTTTTCCGACAATATTGACATTGCCTTTTGGATCCACAATGAACGCGGTATTTTCATCAATACCGAATCCCAGCATGTAGGGATTTCTCAACACTGCCGCAATAAGGCGATTAAGTCGATGTCGCTCTTGGAAGTGCTGATCCACGATGACACGATGAAGTATTCCCAAACCAGGGGACAGGCGAACTGAAGAGAGTCGAGGGGTGCGGCTTGAAGTACCGCGAGCAATCATGACCGTGCTCATCGCTGAGGCGCCGGCGCTGGTTCCACCGATATGCGTGCCTAAGCGATGTTGCTCATGAAGAACACGCGTCCAAGCAGTACCACCTAATAGTGTGACAAGCTTGAGTTGATCGCCACCTGTGAAGTAGACGCCGGTTGCATTCTTTAGGATTTCCAGGCCCTTGGGATTTTCGGCATCCACGCGATGTTCGTGATAGACGAGTTCAAGGTCCTTGACACCAAGGGCTGTGAACGCGGAGCTGTACTCTTCAAGCAGCTCTTCAGGAACGGTAGATGCAGTTGCAACGACAGCAATACGTGCGTTGTCCCCACCCGAAGTCTGGACAAACCGATGCAGAATTCGTCGGCTATTTTCCCGATCTTCGGCGCCGCCGACGACAAACAAGGATCCATTACATGATTCACTCAAAGTGATAAGCCCGGCCTTCTTCCTACCAATAGAGCCGCATGTTGAATCCACAGGGATTCATCTCCATGGGGCAGTTTTGCATGTCGCAGTGTAATCCAGACTGACCAGTCAGTGGGGCGGGATAGCCAACTAGACTGGCATGAAGCTCCAGCGGCGTGGGCTGACACCAAAATCGACTCATCGAGTTGCCTATCTAGGTCGTTTAGCTCGCTAAAAACGTCGATATTGGAGTCTTTAGGGCGAGAAACGACAAGTTCGTTCTGGCTGAAGCGAACCCGTCCAAGGAGGCTCCGTATGGAGGGGAGTAATCCAGTCAGATGAAGGGGCCGCCATCATGTCCCCTCCAAACCAAACCGCTTTCAGTGCTGCGCCGCCTGAATCTCCTGTCCTCATATGTGGAGCTATTCAATGACCGCAGTACCGAACTACCGCCAAAAAGAGCATCCTGTAGAGCAGTCCACCAAGGATCGGCTGATCGGGGCCGCCATCGATCTGACCTCTGAGGGGCGGGACCGAAATATCTCAATTCGTGCCATTGCCCGAAAAGCGGGTGTGACCGAGGGGGCGATTTACCGGCATTTTCCTGGCAAAGATGATCTCCTTCAAGAGTCCTATGAGCGGATCGCAGCAAAATTGTTAGAGGAAAAGGCAGACCTTCTTGAACGCGGTGGTTCATTTGAGAGTCTGCTTCGTGGTTGGATACGAATCACGCTGAGCTTCTATGATCGAAACTCGGCGGCGTTTAGCTATTTACTGCTGCGCCCACCTTATCCATACGGTGATGGCACCGGAAACCTCGCAATTCAGCAAGACATGCTGGTCTTTGAACTGATTCGGCGCGGTCAGTGTCAGAGGGTGGTTCGGAATGAGTCGGCTCAGATTCAACGGGTCATGCTTGATGGGCTACTTGTCAACATTCCTCGTCAGATCCAGATGGGACAACTGAAAGGCAGTGCGATGCATTACTACGGTATCGTCGTTGATGCAGCAGAGCGGCTGTTGATGGTAAATAAAGGCAGTCAATCATTGGATGAGAGATACCCGTACCCATTTTAGTACTGATCAGATTCGTTCAGCAAACGAGTTGTCTTACTGATTGTAGGGCTGATTTCCATCGCGACTGTTTGTCATGATGGAGATGGTATTGACCGAACCATTGCTGGTGCAGAAATTACCGTTTTGATCTACAGGTAAGACGTAGAGTGGATTATCAGCTGTTGCGCCACTACCACTCGGCGCCATGCGTGATGCACCTAGTGCGGTCCCTAAAATCAACAAGGCGCCAAGCCCAACTACGCCAAATTTCAGCCGTTGATTACTTACCTTGAGTTGATCTACTTTGCACTCGAGTTGCGTGATTCGTTCGGTGATGTGATCCATTTAGAAGCTCCTCATGTCAGAGCAGTGAATGCTAGCAGACCAATTCACCATGCATGTGAATTTAGCGTTTTGAAGCCGCTCTTGAAACGATGGCTGCTAGCTTACTGAGATGGATCGGCTTGCGAACATAGTGATTACAACCTGCTGCCAGAATTGCCCTTCGCTCCTGATCTTGTGCGAGGCCAGTGAATGCAATGACAGGGATATCTCGCGTGTGTGCTCGACTCTTGAGAATATTGACGACATCAAACCCAGTCATATCACCGAGATTGATGTCGAGGATAATGACATGAATCGGATGCCGGTTGGCTAATTGCAGGCCATCTTCACCGTTGCTGGCCTGCAGCACCGAGTATCCAAGTGGATGGAGATAGTCGTTTATGAGTTGGCGGAGCAGTGGCTCATCATCAATGACAAGCACCTGCCGCCGCGGTGATTGGAATGGCTTATTCGGAGATTCCCGGGGTAGTTGAGGTGCCCGCGGTTGAGGTGAGTCTATATGACGGGAATCGCCCGCACGGCGGTTAGAAAGCTTCGACATGGGGCTGAGCTCCCTTGTTTCGATGCCAACCGCAAGATATGACGAGGGAGAGGGCGGTGTTGACATCTCTGCTAATGGGTACGTGACATTGAGCCAGTTAGCTTCAGGCCTTGTCAAAAGTCATTGTTATTAAAAGACCAAGGTGGTCTTAAGGCCGTGAAAAGCACGCTTCCAGCAGGAAATGCCTGATAGAGGAGAGCTGGCTATTCCCAGCGGAACACACCCTTACGCCATGCATAGATGTATGCAATGACTGACGTTGCGATGAAAAATAGAATTCGCCCCAAGAATAAAGAGGCTTCACCGCTTTGAGGATCGAGCTGGGTATAGCTCACGGCCCATGGGTAAAGGAAGATGATCTCAACATCGAAGACGAGAAAAGTCATCGCAAGAACATAAAAGCGGATATTGAAACGCTTTCGAGCCGTATCGATTGGCGTCATGCCGGACTCGTAGGCAGCTTCTTTCTCTTTTCCACGACGACTGGGACCAAGCAGGCTGGTTCCAATCAGGTTGATGACGGGAAATGCAACAGCCATCAAAAGCAAAATACCAACTGGTATATAGGCATTAATGTCGCTTGCGAGAAATAGCATTGGGGGTATCCGATCCACCAGTGGTGTCTTGATGCAGGGGCAGGGTACCTTTGACGGCCTCTTGTCTCAAGGCCAGCTAGGCACCATAATAGAGCGATGCCTTGTCTGGTCGCACTATTTGCCCTCTTTTTTCCACGCGTGATTCTCTTTATCGCGTGGTTGGTTAAGCCCGTTTGGGTGACAGGCCCATTTGAGAACCTTTTCTCGGGGCAGTTCTATTGGCTCTTGCCGATCCTAGGTTGGATCTTCCTCCCGCTGACGACACTGGCTTACTGCTGGGCATTCAGCTCATTAGAAAATCCTGGAACACCAGTTGGTGTGGTGGTGATCCTTATTGCGTTGCTGCTCGACCTTGGACTCTGGGGTGGCAGTGGCCGCTACGGCTATAGCCGATAGTCCAGCTGAAATCGGTGGCCCCTAACTAAGTGATTGGTTGTCTTGAACGTTGTACGCAACTTGTTCAGTTGACTGACCAGTTGCTTCGACGACTAGGATCCATCCAGATCGCTGCGTTTGTTGGTTGTAGTAGCTGCATGTTTCCAAACTGATCGAATAAAGCGATGGCTCGGGTGCTACCCTCGCGCGAGATTGGGGCTGCTGCGACAAGAAACGGAGTTCCGGCATTGGCGGCTGGTTTCTGGGGTTGGGCCTGCTGCTGATTTTGTTGGGCATGAGCTGCCGCTGGGCCTTGTCCAATCATGAAGCCAAGTGCTCCGATTGCAATACAGGCCACGATCCAGCCTAAATTCTGGGAAATATGGGAGATTTGCTTTGTCACGTGAGGAGCTCCTTTTTGGGGTTCTAATAGCATGCTTCTATCTTTGACAAGTGTGACCGGACTCATGGCAATGAGCAAGTTTTTTGACATCTAGTGGCTCAATACTGATCGCTTGTTAGAATCATCCGCCACGGGGCGTAGCTCAGCTTGGCAGAGCGCCTGCTTTGGGAGCAGGAGGCCGCAGGTTCAAATCCTGTCGCCCCGATTGGTCAAAAGCCCACTCAAAAGAGTGGGCTTTTTTTATCCAGATTTGATCGGTGAGGCATCTGGCTCATCGGCTCTCTCAAAAGAGGCCCTGACAACGTATTTTAGAGCCCGCCAGTGACACAAATGGGTGAAACTAGAAGTTTCTGGCCATCGTTGGGGGGCCCCCGCGCGATATGATCGACATATGAGTGTGTTGCTGTGGAGACGAGATCGACTTTGCGGATGGCTATTGCTTGTATTGCTGTCGGTAAGCAGTGCTGCAGAAAGCTCTACCGATCCCAATGAGGTTCTCTTTGGACGTGATGTCCGACCAATACTCTCGGATCGATGTTATCTCTGTCATGGACCAGATCGCGCCAATCAGCAGGCAGGTTTGAGACTTGACTCGTTTGAATCTGCAACAGCGCAAGGTAAGAACGGCGCGGCCATCGTTCCAGGTGACTCTAATGCATCGCTTATGTTTCACCGGATTCGTTCGAAGGATCCTAACTTCCAAATGCCGCCACAAGAAAGTGGCAAACATGCGCTCACCGACGCGCAGGTCGAGACAATTCGGAGTTGGATAGAACAAGGTGCCACCTATGAATCCCACTGGGCATTTTCACCACCCGAGCATTTGGATCCACCACAAGTAGTAGAACCAGAGTGGTGTTTAAATCCTATCGATCGTTTTATTATTGCGCGACTCGAAGCTCAGGGAATCAGACCCAATCCACCAGCGGATCAGGCAACTTTGATTCGACGTTTATATCTTGATCTAACAGGGCTTCCACCCACGCCTCGGGAAGTGGAGGCGTTCGAGCAGGATGATCGATCTGATGCCTATGAACGCCTTGTAGATCGACTCTTGAACGAAGAGCCTTATCGAAGCCGCTATGCGGAACGTATGGCAACGCCTTGGATGGATCAGGCACGCTATGCAGATACCAGTGGTATTCATATGGATGCAGGGCGATCGATCTGGCTCTGGCGAGACTGGGTACTTGAGGCCTATCGAGATAACCTGCCTTTTGATCAATTCGTCATCGAACAACTTGCGGGAGATCTGCTTCCTCGTGCAACACCATCTCAGAAAGTGGCCAGTGGTTTCAATCGAAATCATGTGACTAGTGATGAAGGGGGCGCCATTAATGAGGAATATCTGTTTGAGTATGCGATTGATCGAACGAACACAACGGGCGAGGTCTTTTTAGGATTGACGGTAGGTTGCGCGCAGTGTCATGATCACAAATTTGATCCAGTAACTTCAGAAGACTACTACGGTCTTCTCTCTTTCTTTAATAACAATGAAGAGCCAGGCGTTTATTCACAAGTGCCTGATCCATATCGAGCCTTAGAGCCGGCGATGACAATTGGTAGTGAGGAGTCTCGCCAGAAAATTTCTTCGATAGACGCGTCGCTTCTGCAGCTCCGACAAGAGCAAACGCAGCCAGTATCTGAAGAAGCAGACCGTATTGCCACCTTCATTGAAGAATTTAAAGATCAAGGCAATTGGAAGTGGCAACGACCTGGTGTTGTATCTGCCTTTAGTAAATCCGGTACCACACTTACCCCACAGTCAGATAGTTCTATTCTGTCTTCTGGCGTCAATCCTGACCAAGACCAGCATGAGATAATTATGCAGACTCAAGCCACAGGATTGCGCGCGATTATGTTGGAGGCAATGGGAGACAAGACATTGCCGCTTGGGCGCGTGGGGCGTGCTGCCAATGGCAACGTTGTCTTGACTGGACTCAGCGCAGAAGTTGTTTCACTGGCAGATCCCACCATGCGGCGTTCCATTGAATTGGCATGGGCATGGTCGGATATCTCACAGGGTAATGGAGACTACCCAGTTGTTAATGCATTGAGACCTGAAGATGGTCGAGGTTGGGCGGTTGCGGCTCACCAGATAGACGGAGGTCGTCAGGCGTTGTTCGTGGCAAGTGAGCCTTTCGGTTATGAGGGTGGTAGCTTGTTGGTAGTTCGTCTTAATTATGATTCAATTTATGCTCAACATAGTTTTGGTCGTGTTCGAATCTGGCTTGGAGAGTTAGATGAGTCAGCTTTAGGCGGACTTCCTGCGGCCAGCTCTAATTGGTACATCGTTGGTCCGTATGCAACAGAAAATGGTGCTACCTCTTACAGCACAGCCTTTGGTCCTGAAGAATCTGGGCCGCTGAACTTTGGGAAGAAGTACAACAAACAATCTTGGCGTTATGCACCTGGTGTGATTGATGAAAGTCTGGTGACTCTGGCGCAAGGGATTGGCGCTGAATATATTGGGCGAGAGATTTTTGTGGCGAGTGCTCGAACACTAAAGGTTTCATTAGGAAGTGATGATGGCCTTCAGGTGTATCTCAATGGCTCTTTGATTCATGAGAACCAGGTCAATCGTGGTGTCACTGCTGATCAAGATCAAGTCACGCTGAACTTGAAGCGAGGGCTTAACACGCTGGTACTTAAGGTCACCAATACTGGTGGCCCGCGTGGTATGTATTACCGCGCTTTGGATAATGAATCAGAAATTCCAGTAGAGATGGTGGCGCTCGCAATACCAGAACAACTTCTCACAGATGCCATGCGGGAAAAAATTGATCATGCTTGGCGATTGAGATACTCGCCCCGCTATAGAGCGTTATCTAAGCAGATAGTAGAATTAGAAAGCGAGAAGACGGGACTCACCAACGCTATTCCTCAGACAATGATTATGAAAGAGCGATCAATGCCACGTGACACCTATGTCATGAAGCGCGGGCGCTATGATGCGCCAGATGAGCAGCGAAAAGTGCAACGCAGTGTGCCTTCCTTTCTTGGATCTCTTGATCAGACCAAGCTGGCAACAAGAATTGATCTAGCGCAATGGCTGGTAGGTGACGAGAATCCACTGACTGCCCGTGTGGCCGTAAACAGATTTTGGGAAATGCTCTTTGGTACCGGCCTGGTTGAAACAACAGAAGACTTTGGTTTGCAAGGGGCATGGCCATCTCATCCTCAGTTACTCGACTATCTGGCGGTGGAGTTTCGCGGAGGAGGTTGGGATGTACGGTCTCTATTGAAGCTGATTGTGATGAGCGCCACTTATCGTCAGTCTTCTGCAAGCAATCAGCAAGCGAGAGCGATTGACCCTGACAACCGATTACTGGGTTGGTATCCCAGGCAGAGGTTATCTGCCGAGCAGATCAGAGATCAGGCACTTTATATTTCTGGGTTGCTGGTTGAGGAATTTGGTGGCCCGAGTGTAAAGCCATATCAACCCACGGGATTGTGGCAAGAAGTTGCCATGCCGCAATCCAATACCCGCACATTTGTACAAGACACTGGTGATGCACTATGGCGGCGATCTTTGTACACCTACTGGAAAAGAGCCTCGCCGCCTCCAACGATGCTCACTTTAGATGCCCCGACACGTGAATATTGTGTCACCCGGCGACTGACAACCAACACGCCTCTGCAGGCCTTAGTTCTTTGGAACGATATTCAATTCGTGGAAGCAGCGCGTGGTCTTGCAGCACGTGTCATAAGCGAGCAAGACCATGACGAGCAAAGACTAGGGTTGCTCTATCGTTGGATCACATCAGGTCAGCTCAGTCCAGAGCTTCAAGAGGTGCTTCAGTCAGCTTTGGATGAGTACCGTGATCGGTTTGCAAGGGCACCGGAAGACGCTGAATTATTGGTTTCAACTGGAGAATCTCCAGTTCCTGATAGCATTTCGCCTGTGGATCTTGCATCATGGACACTCATTGCTAATGCAATCATGTCGAGTGATGCTGCAATTGTTAAGGACTAACAACTAGATCATGTCTTCAAAGCAACGAATTCGACAAGCCTGTGCCGATCCTCTTGAGGAGTACCTTAGGAATATCACACGCCGTCGCTTCTTTGGAAAAGTTGCGTCCACTATGGGCGCCGGTATTGGAACACTGGCATTGGGGTCACTTCTTCCTCGAGCCTCCGCTCAAAGCCCATCGGTTGATCCGACCTCCGCGCCGGGGCAGTTGCTGGCAAATCTTCCACATTATGCGCCCAAAGCCAAGCGGGTTATTTATCTGCATATGGAAGGAGCGCCCAGTCAACTTGATTTGTTTGACTATAAACCGAATTTGCGAGATCAGTTTGATAGCGATTTGCCCGAGTCGATTCGAGATGGTCAGCGTATTACCACGATGACCAGTGGTCAGGACCGACTTCCCGTAGCACCCTCGATGTTTAAATTTAATCGCTACGAAAATAACCAAGATGGGGTGATGCTCTCTGAGCTCATTCCTCATACGGCAAGTATCGCGAAGGATCTTTGTTTTATTAAGTCAATGCACACGCAGGCTATTAATCATGAGCCTGGTATCACGTTCTTTCAGACTGGCGCTGAGCAAGTGGGGCGTCCCTGTTTTGGGTCATGGATGAGTTATGGCCTTGGGAGCATGAATGCTGATCTGCCAACTTTTGTGGTGATGATCACGCAGGGTAAGGGCAACATGCAAGCGCTGAGTGCTCGATTTTGGGGTAGCGGATTTCTTTCGAGTGAGCATCAGGGATGCAAGCTCCGAACTGGGCGCGACAGTGTGCTTTACCTGCGAGATCCTGATGGAGTTTCGAGGGATGATCGTCGACAAATGCTTGATTTGGTTGAACGCATTAATGAAGATGAGTTCCAACACAGCCTTGATCCGGATGTGCAAGCAAGGTTAGCTCAGTATGAGATGGCCTATCGAATGCAAATGTCTGTTCCAGAGTTGACTGATATTTCTAATGAGTCAGAAGCGACCCTTGAAATGTATGGTCCGGATGTCCGAACACCCGGTTCGTTTGCAGCCAACTGTTTACAGGCCAGGCGGCTCGCAGAACGCGGCGTGCGATTCGTTCAGCTTTACATGCGTGGATGGGATCAGCACGGTAACTTGCCGACAGAAATTCGTAGTCAGTGTAATGCGGTTGATCAGGCTCAAGCGGCACTCGTGAAGGATCTTAAGCAACGAGGCTTGCTCGATGACACCCTGGTACTCTGGGCTGGAGAGTTTGGGCGTACGGTTTATTGCCAAGGCGCCCTGTCTGAGACGAACTATGGTCGGGATCACCACCCACGTTGTTTTTCGATCTGGTTAGCAGGCGGTGGTATTAAGCCTGGCATCTCATATGGTAAGACAGACGACTACTCTTACAATATTATTGAGAATCCAGTTGATGTGCACGATCTTCATGCAACGATGCTTCATCTACTTGGGCTTGAACATAAGAAACTGACCTACCGTCATCAAGGACGTGACTATCGACTGACAGATGTTCATGGCAATATAGTGAAACCAATCTTATTGTAAGAATGTGAGGCAGTAGAAGTGTCTAAGAAAATGCTTGTGAGCGTTCTGCTTGTCGCCCTTAGCAATATGTATTCATTATCTGCGATCGGTCAAGAAGATCAGGTGGTAGAGCCGGCCATACAAACAGAATTGCCCCCAGAGCCACTTGCCGGTATTGAAGCGGTAGAAGGCGTGAGCGTTCGGATTTGGGCAAGTACGCCGATGGTGATGGATCCAGTTTCTTTCTGTATTGATGAGAAAGGCCGAGTCCTTGTTGCGGAGTCATTTCGTCAAGAGCACGGTGTTGAGGATAACCGGAGTCAACCATATTGGTTGCTCGACGATCTCGCATCTCAAACAGTTGAAGATCGGCTTGCAAAATATCACAAGTGGGCGCACAAGCGTGAAAACGGTATGAACTGGTATACCGAAAAAGAAGACCGAATTCGGATCGTCGAAGACACGAATCAAGATGGATTCGCAGACAAAGTAACCATCTTCGCGGATCGTTTTGATGAACCGCTGTCTGGGACTGGTGCTGGTTTAATCGCCCGTGATGGAAAGATCTGGTACGCCTGCATTCCTCACTTGTGGCAATTAGAAGATCAGGACAATGATGGTATTGCTGATCAGCGTACAACGGTCCATTCTGGATTTGGTGTTCGTGATGCACTTCGGG
This window harbors:
- a CDS encoding PSD1 and planctomycete cytochrome C domain-containing protein: MSVLLWRRDRLCGWLLLVLLSVSSAAESSTDPNEVLFGRDVRPILSDRCYLCHGPDRANQQAGLRLDSFESATAQGKNGAAIVPGDSNASLMFHRIRSKDPNFQMPPQESGKHALTDAQVETIRSWIEQGATYESHWAFSPPEHLDPPQVVEPEWCLNPIDRFIIARLEAQGIRPNPPADQATLIRRLYLDLTGLPPTPREVEAFEQDDRSDAYERLVDRLLNEEPYRSRYAERMATPWMDQARYADTSGIHMDAGRSIWLWRDWVLEAYRDNLPFDQFVIEQLAGDLLPRATPSQKVASGFNRNHVTSDEGGAINEEYLFEYAIDRTNTTGEVFLGLTVGCAQCHDHKFDPVTSEDYYGLLSFFNNNEEPGVYSQVPDPYRALEPAMTIGSEESRQKISSIDASLLQLRQEQTQPVSEEADRIATFIEEFKDQGNWKWQRPGVVSAFSKSGTTLTPQSDSSILSSGVNPDQDQHEIIMQTQATGLRAIMLEAMGDKTLPLGRVGRAANGNVVLTGLSAEVVSLADPTMRRSIELAWAWSDISQGNGDYPVVNALRPEDGRGWAVAAHQIDGGRQALFVASEPFGYEGGSLLVVRLNYDSIYAQHSFGRVRIWLGELDESALGGLPAASSNWYIVGPYATENGATSYSTAFGPEESGPLNFGKKYNKQSWRYAPGVIDESLVTLAQGIGAEYIGREIFVASARTLKVSLGSDDGLQVYLNGSLIHENQVNRGVTADQDQVTLNLKRGLNTLVLKVTNTGGPRGMYYRALDNESEIPVEMVALAIPEQLLTDAMREKIDHAWRLRYSPRYRALSKQIVELESEKTGLTNAIPQTMIMKERSMPRDTYVMKRGRYDAPDEQRKVQRSVPSFLGSLDQTKLATRIDLAQWLVGDENPLTARVAVNRFWEMLFGTGLVETTEDFGLQGAWPSHPQLLDYLAVEFRGGGWDVRSLLKLIVMSATYRQSSASNQQARAIDPDNRLLGWYPRQRLSAEQIRDQALYISGLLVEEFGGPSVKPYQPTGLWQEVAMPQSNTRTFVQDTGDALWRRSLYTYWKRASPPPTMLTLDAPTREYCVTRRLTTNTPLQALVLWNDIQFVEAARGLAARVISEQDHDEQRLGLLYRWITSGQLSPELQEVLQSALDEYRDRFARAPEDAELLVSTGESPVPDSISPVDLASWTLIANAIMSSDAAIVKD
- a CDS encoding DUF1501 domain-containing protein, whose translation is MSSKQRIRQACADPLEEYLRNITRRRFFGKVASTMGAGIGTLALGSLLPRASAQSPSVDPTSAPGQLLANLPHYAPKAKRVIYLHMEGAPSQLDLFDYKPNLRDQFDSDLPESIRDGQRITTMTSGQDRLPVAPSMFKFNRYENNQDGVMLSELIPHTASIAKDLCFIKSMHTQAINHEPGITFFQTGAEQVGRPCFGSWMSYGLGSMNADLPTFVVMITQGKGNMQALSARFWGSGFLSSEHQGCKLRTGRDSVLYLRDPDGVSRDDRRQMLDLVERINEDEFQHSLDPDVQARLAQYEMAYRMQMSVPELTDISNESEATLEMYGPDVRTPGSFAANCLQARRLAERGVRFVQLYMRGWDQHGNLPTEIRSQCNAVDQAQAALVKDLKQRGLLDDTLVLWAGEFGRTVYCQGALSETNYGRDHHPRCFSIWLAGGGIKPGISYGKTDDYSYNIIENPVDVHDLHATMLHLLGLEHKKLTYRHQGRDYRLTDVHGNIVKPILL